tttggcaatagtctagttgaggggtcgactgctaatacgctaccaaaaatatcgagagaggtgttaaacgacgcgtcttgacatcactattaataatccgaaggcggaaaataaaaattttaacgcgttcaaaagatattaacgaaaaaccgaaaagactcgcgggtacctccgaacCCGGGGGTCGgaccatagtatttttgcgcagaacacttttctgcgtaggcggccttcggccgcgcttataaaaaataaccctgggctacgccatgccaagtccgggtgtgtggtataaccgtggctaccgccacggtgatgcacaaattattttgtgggtacaacacaacaacaaccacatgcaaatcgccaacttcaactgcaaatatctccgcacatagataaaatttttcttttccgccatcggattattgttctcgagattaatacgcgtcttttgacacctctctcgatatttttggtaccgtattagcagtcgacccctcaactggaCTATtacctaaaatttttcttttccgccttcggattattgttctcgagattaatacgcgtcttttgatacctcactcgaagatcttggcccaactttagggtgggggcccctaaactgcactactaccaaacaaaacaatagaatttttaattaccaaaaaaaaagcggcaaacacaaaaaaaaaaaattatatagacatacacaaaatggcaaaaaatagGCGAATGAACAATCAGCTGTTtgtggatatggcagaaaaccaaaattcaattggttggctatggtatggttatggcaccattaatcgattacattgatttccataaggtaggttcgatcagctgttttatctggttatggttttatggttataagtcaccattaattacacCTTAAGTAAGTTTAATTTGGCGCTAACCCCTTTTAcctttttatagaagtttttgaACGAAATTTTGTTAGGAGTGGCAACCGTGGTTAACACTACATTCATGAATTGAATTCGCAATGAAcacttccaaataaacaaaataatactagcattgtgaatgatgatcATTCACAATGAATACTAGTTTCGAGTTTATATGAAATTAATTAGATCTTTAGGTAGAATGTCTGCTTATGATAACGTTAGAGCTGGCAAACTAGTGCTGAAAGGAGAAAAACCGAAGTAATTGTTTTATATAGCTTCCGATTAACAATTTTGAACACTTTGATGATTGTTTCAGGAAGGCCAAAAAGCATAAACGCGACAAAGAGCAGAAAGCTAAAGAGAATACGAAAAAACGTAAAACTGAAATAGATGAAGATGCGCTCCGTCATGGGGGCTGGTGGCTTACGAAAAATACACCCGAAATAACAGGAACAGTGGCTATTGAATTTGGAGACCGTACCTATTTGAAAGCATTGGATAATGGACTCTTTACTTTAGGGACACCGCATAGTGAGGGTGAAGGTCCAGATCCTGAAGAAATTTTTACAGCTTTTCCAATAAACGATGCAAAAATATCAATTAAATCTGGATATGGGAAATATTTGAAAATAGAGAAGGACGGTTTGGTAACGGGGCGTTCTGAGGCCGTTGGCAGTATGGAACAATGGGAGCCGATGTTTCAGGTTGAGCGCAACTATAAATTATAATTTACAAAAGGTTAAGGAGTGcaattttttaactcttattcaTTAGGATGACAAAATGGCATTATTGTCAGAAACAGGATTTTTTATGTCAATTGATCCGGAAGACGATGCTTGTGTAGCATTGCGCAAAAAGGTTACGGACCACGAGATTTGCAGTATACGTTGCAACGCACAACGTGACGCTGTTGAGGATGATGAACCTAAAGAAGAAAAGGGCGATTTATCACAAGTTGAAAAAAATTATGTGTATGTTAACCTACTTCAGCCACAGTCGATTATTCACGTTAATAAAATCTAAATTAATTTTAATCCAcagaaaaaagtttcaaaagttTCAAGATAAGAGACTACGTATCAATCAGAATGACGTTAAGGAGCTTGAGATGGCAAAGGAGCATGGTACCTTGCATGAAGCCTTACTGGATCGCCGCAGTAAAATGAAGGCCGATAGATATTGCAAATGAAAACGTTAAACAATTATGTATTGATACCAACATTTAGAAAGTTCACAAGTATGGTATACTATTACCATGGCATGCATTACAACACCTGATTAAAACTTAGAATATATTAAGGGTAGCAATTAATATGGTTACACTTAAATGAGAGCCTGATATGTGCGGTAATTAAAACCAGTCACTCCGGTACTATTTTTGCTATATATTTATAGTCTCAGTATCATTAATCCGAAGACGGAAATAAAGCATTTTGATTCTATAAAAAGATACGTTTAATGGTGTGTTAAATTTCACGTAAATTTTTTAAGAATTGGGCTATTGTGTTTTATTTGGTTTCTGTTgctaatttaatttttgcctCATTTCCACTGTGGATATTCCACACTATTCCAtaatttgagacattctgtcttgTTAATTCATACAAAGTGTGCTTTTAGATATTGTTATTGTACCACTCATCTTCACTGTAGTCAATCGACCAATATCCATACTctctttcctctctaaggtcgttaaACGTAtcctacatgggcaaatcgtatcttatatacatgaatacaagctcctgtcatacagccagtccggtttcaggtcaaagcgaaGCTGTACTACGGCACTGTTATCTGTGACAGAataaattcgtgagcgagtggatgaaagtaaCATTTCCTTCTTAACtcttcttgaccactctaaagcttttgattctgttgaCCACACTGCTCTGGAGGAAGCTGgaaaacttatttaacttctctggtcacgatttgaatcaaatattttcatgggttactatgaatggcttatgtataaacccgaataagtcaaaatgtattgttattcatagtcttttcccactaatgatttagagaatgtagtgtttgaCAATTCCGTTTTAGAATACGTAGATACAGCGAAAAACTtaagtgtaatttttaacaaaacattgacatggaaagaccatatttttagaacggttggaaaagtgtatggaatgcttcgtacacaatggttaacacagtatttcacgcctttgcacataagactacttctggccaaggcgtacttaatacctacgctactctatggttgtgagatttactcaaactgtgactgtgtgtaagaacaaactaaatgttgtttacaacaatattgctagatatgtttattgATTGAAAATACTTGATCACGTATTACAACCTGCTGAAAGgatgctaaacatttctttcgaaaatcttttaaaagtcaaaacactgtccttcctccataaattgatacacacgaaggaatctgactatctatatcgtaagcttatttttctgcaatcaagatcccctacctacaagtctccgactcttaagtaatgctctgcagtTCAAAAAAgggctaacatcattttttaacgactcttaaactggatatcaacttgttaaaatgttcatttctaactcctttttcctttctctgtgtctcctttatttatttgttaaatactattctatCTATAATCAGCCAaaggttatgttgttgttgttgtagcaatgcttcgccccacctaacagccgcgaccgatcacaaattgtcatcaatatcctctaacgggagtccaaggaaacttgccgtttcaacaggggtggaccataaggaaaggggtgttagaggcgttggttccacattacaattaaagagatggttggtgtcatgtagggacacattgcaagcggggcatacattttgtatgtcggggttgattttggataggtaagagtttaatctgttacagtatccagaacgaagttgagcaagagtgacacgcgtttccctggggagtatgcgttcctcttccgcgagttttggatacttttctttaagtactggattcaccgggcaattcccggcataaaggtccgacgcctgttaatggagttcaccaaggacctgcttgtgttttttcgcttcatacggctgggttctcaggtggtgtatttcctcaaaatgcttacggagattactccttaagcccctaggatGTGctgcttcatcaatcagatgtctgttgggatgctcaggtttctgggtattcaacaggaactgtttggtcagcatctcatttctctccctgatagggagtgttctcgcctcattatgcagatggtgttctggggacataagaagacagcccgtggcgattctgagagcagtattttggcaggcctgtagtttcttccagtgggtaatttttaggcttggcgaccatatgagtgaggcgtagcacgtaatcggctggctaattgctttgtatgtggtcatgagcgtttctttatcgtttccccaggtactgccagcaagggatttgaggattttgttacggctctgaattctcggaacaattgcggctgcgtgctcaccaaaatgtagatcctgatcaaacgtcacacccaagattttggggtgtaggacagtcggtagcgcagtgccatcgacgtggatgttcaaaatggtcgacatttgggacgtccatgttgtaaataaggtcgcggaagatttagtcggtgataatgccagctttcgcgtggcgaaaaaactggagatcagggaggtatccgtttattttattgcatagcgcatcgatctttgggcctgggcctctggccattattgtgcagtcatcggcgtaggaaacgattgtgactccttccggtggtgaaggtagcttagatatgtagaaattaaacaaaagtggggataggaaaccaccctgtggcaccccttgtttaattctccttggttttgatgtttcgtttctaaattgcaccgatgcctgccgaccacccagataatttgcg
The Eurosta solidaginis isolate ZX-2024a chromosome 5, ASM4086904v1, whole genome shotgun sequence DNA segment above includes these coding regions:
- the FRG1 gene encoding protein FRG1 homolog isoform X2, translated to MSRKAKKHKRDKEQKAKENTKKRKTEIDEDALRHGGWWLTKNTPEITGTVAIEFGDRTYLKALDNGLFTLGTPHSEGEGPDPEEIFTAFPINDAKISIKSGYGKYLKIEKDGLVTGRSEAVGSMEQWEPMFQDDKMALLSETGFFMSIDPEDDACVALRKKVTDHEICSIRCNAQRDAVEDDEPKEEKGDLSQVEKNYVKKFQKFQDKRLRINQNDVKELEMAKEHGTLHEALLDRRSKMKADRYCK
- the FRG1 gene encoding protein FRG1 homolog isoform X3; this translates as MKAKKHKRDKEQKAKENTKKRKTEIDEDALRHGGWWLTKNTPEITGTVAIEFGDRTYLKALDNGLFTLGTPHSEGEGPDPEEIFTAFPINDAKISIKSGYGKYLKIEKDGLVTGRSEAVGSMEQWEPMFQDDKMALLSETGFFMSIDPEDDACVALRKKVTDHEICSIRCNAQRDAVEDDEPKEEKGDLSQVEKNYVKKFQKFQDKRLRINQNDVKELEMAKEHGTLHEALLDRRSKMKADRYCK
- the FRG1 gene encoding protein FRG1 homolog isoform X1, giving the protein MKLIRSLGRMSAYDNVRAGKLVLKGEKPKKAKKHKRDKEQKAKENTKKRKTEIDEDALRHGGWWLTKNTPEITGTVAIEFGDRTYLKALDNGLFTLGTPHSEGEGPDPEEIFTAFPINDAKISIKSGYGKYLKIEKDGLVTGRSEAVGSMEQWEPMFQDDKMALLSETGFFMSIDPEDDACVALRKKVTDHEICSIRCNAQRDAVEDDEPKEEKGDLSQVEKNYVKKFQKFQDKRLRINQNDVKELEMAKEHGTLHEALLDRRSKMKADRYCK